In Pelosinus sp. UFO1, one genomic interval encodes:
- a CDS encoding sugar-binding domain-containing protein gives MGTKKVPEEELMWKKTVQLHRKIAPEFIATIEERYDILRSIQHVEPVGRRALAAILDKGERVVRAQVDFLKNAGLVDVSSMGMTITREGQLMLKDLSEYIKVLHGLTVLEDELSEKLGLKQVIIIPGDSETDTTVRRELGRAAASVLAQYLIKDDMIVAVSGGTIMANVAESIHFTQPTVTVVPARGGLGEKVENQANTIAAAMANKLGGKYRMIHVPEGVSEEMVGAMLANNSNILTVADMIKRADVLIHGIGQAREMAVRRGFDEEFVSKLISSGAVGEALGHYCTLEGKNIYITSSVGLHLDDLADIGVVVAVAGGQKKAEAIVAVTSAGGEDVLITDESAAKAIQSII, from the coding sequence ATGGGGACGAAAAAAGTCCCAGAGGAAGAGTTAATGTGGAAAAAAACTGTCCAACTTCATCGAAAAATTGCTCCTGAGTTTATTGCTACCATTGAAGAAAGATATGATATTTTGCGGTCGATTCAACATGTCGAGCCTGTAGGGCGTAGGGCGTTAGCTGCTATCTTAGATAAAGGCGAGCGAGTTGTAAGAGCCCAAGTAGATTTTTTGAAAAATGCTGGTTTAGTAGATGTTTCTTCTATGGGGATGACAATCACCCGGGAAGGACAGCTCATGTTGAAGGATTTGTCGGAATATATAAAAGTTCTTCATGGACTTACCGTATTAGAAGATGAACTTTCGGAGAAATTAGGACTTAAGCAGGTTATTATCATTCCTGGTGATAGTGAGACTGATACAACGGTTCGCAGGGAGCTAGGTCGAGCTGCTGCTAGTGTTTTGGCCCAGTACTTAATTAAAGATGATATGATTGTTGCCGTCAGTGGTGGAACCATTATGGCCAATGTGGCAGAATCAATTCATTTTACACAACCGACAGTTACTGTTGTTCCAGCCCGGGGCGGACTTGGTGAAAAGGTGGAAAACCAGGCCAATACCATCGCTGCTGCGATGGCGAACAAACTAGGTGGTAAGTATCGCATGATCCACGTTCCAGAAGGTGTCAGTGAAGAAATGGTAGGTGCGATGCTGGCGAATAATAGTAATATTCTTACTGTGGCAGATATGATTAAGCGTGCTGATGTTCTGATACATGGTATCGGTCAAGCCAGAGAAATGGCTGTAAGACGAGGCTTTGATGAGGAATTTGTATCTAAATTAATTAGTAGTGGTGCAGTTGGTGAAGCTTTAGGTCATTATTGTACCCTAGAAGGCAAGAATATTTATATTACCAGTAGTGTGGGTTTACATTTGGATGATTTGGCAGATATCGGTGTAGTAGTAGCTGTAGCCGGAGGCCAAAAAAAGGCCGAGGCTATTGTAGCTGTTACTAGCGCAGGTGGAGAGGACGTACTGATTACAGACGAATCGGCTGCCAAAGCCATTCAGAGTATAATATAA
- the tpiA gene encoding triose-phosphate isomerase: MRKPIIAGNWKLHNTGSQGVALVQELAKLTADAKNVDIVVCPTFTALTAVANALAGTNIHLGAQNLHWEKKGAFTGEVTAEMLRDVCCEYVLVGHSERRQYFAETDETVNKKVKAALEANLVPIMCVGESLEEREAGTTEVLVGKQVRAGLEGLTKDQVASLVIAYEPIWAIGTGRTATADQANDVCAFVRRTVAEVFGQETADKTRVQYGGSVKADNIAELMGKSDIDGALVGGASLDAVGFSKIVKF, encoded by the coding sequence ATGCGTAAACCAATTATTGCAGGTAACTGGAAGTTACATAATACAGGAAGCCAAGGTGTGGCTTTAGTACAAGAATTAGCAAAATTAACTGCTGATGCAAAAAATGTAGACATCGTAGTATGTCCTACTTTTACAGCTTTAACAGCTGTAGCAAATGCATTAGCTGGTACTAACATTCATCTTGGCGCACAAAACTTACATTGGGAAAAGAAAGGTGCTTTTACTGGTGAAGTCACTGCTGAAATGCTTCGCGATGTATGTTGCGAGTATGTATTGGTTGGACATTCCGAGCGCCGTCAATATTTCGCTGAAACAGATGAAACAGTAAACAAAAAAGTTAAGGCTGCTCTAGAAGCAAACCTTGTTCCTATTATGTGTGTAGGCGAATCCTTAGAAGAAAGAGAAGCAGGTACTACAGAAGTGCTTGTTGGTAAACAAGTACGTGCAGGTCTTGAAGGTTTGACAAAAGACCAAGTTGCTTCTTTAGTAATTGCTTATGAGCCAATTTGGGCAATTGGTACAGGCCGTACTGCTACTGCTGATCAAGCCAATGATGTTTGCGCTTTTGTTCGTCGTACTGTGGCTGAAGTTTTTGGCCAAGAAACGGCTGATAAAACTCGTGTACAATACGGCGGTAGTGTAAAAGCAGATAATATTGCTGAATTAATGGGTAAAAGCGACATTGATGGCGCATTAGTAGGTGGCGCAAGTCTTGACGCTGTTGGTTTTAGCAAAATCGTTAAATTTTAG
- the pgk gene encoding phosphoglycerate kinase has product MLNKKSIRDIDVAGKKVFIRVDYNVPMDKAGNITEDTRIRATLPTLNYLLEKNAAIIIASHLGRPKGAVVPEFSLAPVAERLSTLIGKEVIVAPDCVGSEVEALAKDLKPGQILLLENLRYHKAEEKNDPEFSRQLASLADVAVNDAFGVSHRAHASVEGITQYLPAVAGLLMEKEIQFVGQTVANPTHPFVAIIGGAKVSDKIGVIENLLSKVDTLIIGGGMANTFLAAQGYNIGKSLLEADKVDLAKSLITTAKERGVNLLLPTDVVIADKFAADAEKKAVAVDQIDSEWMALDIGPNTAEGYAKALETAKTVVWNGPMGVFEMDAFANGTETVAKAVAASSAISIVGGGDSIAALEKVGLSNKITHISTGGGASLEFLEGKVLPGIAALADK; this is encoded by the coding sequence ATGTTGAATAAAAAGTCTATTAGAGACATCGATGTTGCCGGCAAGAAAGTTTTTATTCGCGTTGACTATAATGTTCCTATGGATAAAGCAGGTAATATTACCGAGGATACTCGTATTCGCGCTACATTGCCAACGCTTAACTATTTGCTAGAAAAGAATGCTGCTATCATCATTGCCAGCCATTTAGGACGTCCTAAAGGGGCAGTTGTGCCTGAGTTCTCTTTAGCACCGGTAGCAGAAAGACTTTCTACCTTAATTGGAAAAGAAGTAATCGTTGCTCCTGATTGTGTTGGTTCTGAAGTAGAAGCTCTTGCCAAAGATCTGAAACCAGGACAAATTTTATTGCTAGAAAATCTTCGCTATCATAAAGCAGAAGAAAAGAACGATCCAGAATTTTCTCGCCAATTAGCAAGTTTAGCAGATGTAGCAGTGAATGATGCATTTGGTGTATCTCACCGAGCACATGCTTCCGTAGAAGGAATTACTCAGTACTTACCAGCTGTAGCTGGCCTCTTAATGGAGAAAGAAATTCAGTTTGTTGGTCAGACAGTAGCCAATCCAACCCATCCATTTGTAGCAATCATTGGTGGTGCAAAAGTTTCTGATAAAATTGGCGTAATTGAAAATCTACTTAGCAAAGTAGATACACTAATTATTGGTGGCGGTATGGCGAATACCTTCCTTGCAGCCCAAGGTTATAATATTGGGAAATCTTTGCTGGAAGCTGATAAAGTAGATTTAGCAAAAAGTCTAATTACTACAGCTAAAGAACGTGGTGTAAACTTACTATTACCTACGGATGTTGTGATTGCTGATAAATTTGCTGCTGATGCAGAGAAAAAAGCAGTAGCCGTAGATCAAATTGACAGTGAATGGATGGCTCTTGATATTGGACCTAACACTGCTGAAGGTTATGCCAAGGCTTTAGAAACAGCAAAAACGGTAGTTTGGAATGGACCTATGGGTGTGTTTGAAATGGATGCTTTTGCAAATGGTACAGAAACTGTAGCTAAGGCCGTAGCTGCATCCAGCGCCATTAGTATTGTTGGTGGCGGGGATTCCATTGCAGCCTTAGAAAAAGTGGGTTTATCGAATAAAATCACTCACATTTCCACTGGTGGCGGTGCATCTTTAGAATTCTTAGAAGGCAAAGTACTGCCAGGTATTGCAGCGTTAGCTGATAAGTAA
- the gap gene encoding type I glyceraldehyde-3-phosphate dehydrogenase, translated as MAVKVAINGFGRIGRLAFRQMFGAEGYDVVAINDLTSPKMLAHLLKYDSAQGTYALASKVSFGEDSITVDGKEIKIYKSAKAEELPWGEIGVDVVLECTGFYTSKEKASAHIKAGAKKVVISAPAGTDLPTVVYNVNHDILKASDTVISAASCTTNCLAPMAQALHKLAAIKSGIMTTIHAYTGDQMTLDGPQRNGDLRRSRAAAVNIVPNSTGAAKAIGLVIPELNGKLIGSAQRVPTPTGSSTILIAVVEGSVTKDQVNAAMKAAADESFGYTEEELVSSDIVGIRYGSLFDATQTMVAPMDNGMTQVQVVSWYDNENSYTSQMVRTIKYFSELA; from the coding sequence ATGGCAGTAAAAGTAGCGATCAATGGTTTTGGACGTATTGGACGTCTTGCATTTCGGCAAATGTTCGGGGCAGAAGGATATGATGTTGTTGCAATCAATGACTTAACTAGCCCTAAAATGCTTGCACACTTATTGAAGTATGATTCAGCTCAAGGTACTTACGCTTTAGCTAGTAAAGTATCTTTTGGTGAAGATTCTATCACTGTTGACGGCAAAGAAATTAAAATCTACAAATCAGCAAAAGCAGAAGAACTACCTTGGGGCGAAATTGGTGTAGATGTTGTTCTTGAATGTACAGGTTTCTATACTTCCAAAGAAAAAGCTTCTGCACATATCAAAGCAGGCGCTAAAAAAGTTGTTATCTCTGCTCCAGCTGGAACGGATCTTCCTACAGTTGTTTATAATGTAAATCACGATATATTAAAAGCTAGTGATACAGTTATTTCAGCAGCTTCTTGCACAACAAACTGCTTAGCTCCTATGGCTCAAGCGCTTCACAAATTGGCTGCTATTAAAAGCGGTATTATGACAACAATTCACGCTTATACTGGCGATCAAATGACTCTTGACGGCCCTCAAAGAAATGGTGATTTGAGAAGATCCCGTGCTGCAGCAGTTAATATCGTTCCTAACTCTACTGGTGCTGCTAAAGCAATCGGTTTAGTTATCCCTGAATTAAACGGTAAATTGATCGGTTCCGCACAACGCGTTCCTACACCAACTGGTTCTAGCACGATTTTAATCGCAGTTGTTGAAGGTTCTGTTACAAAAGATCAAGTTAATGCAGCTATGAAAGCAGCAGCTGATGAATCTTTCGGCTACACTGAAGAAGAATTGGTATCCAGCGACATCGTTGGTATCAGATATGGTTCCTTATTCGATGCTACACAAACAATGGTAGCTCCTATGGATAATGGAATGACACAAGTCCAAGTTGTTTCTTGGTACGACAATGAAAATAGCTACACAAGCCAAATGGTTCGTACAATTAAGTATTTTTCAGAACTTGCATAG
- the pyk gene encoding pyruvate kinase, with the protein MIKKTKIVCTMGPSTGKPEIMEKLIESGMNVARFNFSHGDHAEHGVRINMMRTASAKLNKPVALLLDTKGPEMRLGNFVEGKVTIEQGQKFILTSRDVEGTKEICSVNHRFLPQEVAPGNQILLSDGLICLAVDKVEGDDIYTTVLNTGVIGNRKRVAAPGVSVNLPPLSEQDVKDVLFAAKEGMDFIAASFIQRAADVLTIRKLLEEVNSDIHIISKIENAEGVKNIDEIIKVSDGIMVARGDLGVEIPTEEVPLVQKMIIEKCNKLGKPVITATQMLESMINNPRPTRAEASDVANAIMDGTDAIMLSGETASGDYPVEAVQMMAKIAIRTEQALQYSEMLHNKGVLTQRTTTEAISHATVQVAHELSAASIITDTQTGYTARMVSKYRPLSHIVAVTPNERTVRKMQVMWGVQPVLRAAAKNSDEMVENAINSAVTSGIVSEGDLVVITAGVHATGTGTTNMIRVHVVGNVLLRGVGIGQSAVTGKVCIAHSMKDVESKFKPGEILVVSNVDEETARFAAKASAIIAEEGGLTSHAAIVGISAGIPVIVGVDGATERLTDGTVITVDAARGLVYSGEINAR; encoded by the coding sequence ATGATCAAAAAGACGAAAATTGTTTGTACAATGGGACCAAGCACTGGTAAACCAGAAATCATGGAAAAATTAATTGAATCAGGTATGAATGTAGCACGTTTTAATTTTTCTCATGGTGATCATGCAGAACACGGTGTTCGTATTAACATGATGCGTACTGCGAGTGCAAAATTAAATAAACCAGTTGCATTGCTTCTAGACACTAAGGGCCCAGAAATGCGTCTTGGTAATTTTGTCGAAGGTAAAGTTACCATTGAACAAGGACAAAAATTCATTTTAACTTCTAGAGACGTGGAAGGGACCAAAGAAATTTGTTCCGTCAACCATAGATTCTTGCCTCAAGAAGTAGCACCAGGCAATCAAATTCTTTTGTCTGATGGATTAATCTGTCTTGCCGTTGACAAAGTAGAAGGCGATGACATTTATACAACTGTACTTAATACAGGTGTAATTGGCAACAGAAAACGTGTGGCAGCACCTGGCGTGTCTGTAAACTTACCTCCTTTGTCTGAACAAGATGTGAAGGATGTATTGTTTGCTGCTAAAGAAGGTATGGATTTTATTGCTGCATCTTTTATCCAAAGAGCTGCTGATGTATTGACAATTAGAAAATTATTGGAAGAAGTGAATTCTGATATCCATATCATTTCTAAAATTGAAAATGCAGAAGGCGTAAAAAACATTGATGAAATTATCAAAGTTTCCGACGGAATTATGGTAGCTCGTGGTGACCTTGGCGTAGAAATTCCTACCGAAGAAGTGCCTTTAGTACAAAAAATGATTATCGAGAAGTGTAATAAACTAGGAAAACCTGTTATTACAGCAACACAAATGTTAGAATCTATGATTAACAATCCTCGTCCAACTCGGGCAGAAGCAAGTGATGTTGCTAATGCTATTATGGACGGTACTGATGCGATCATGCTGAGTGGTGAAACGGCTAGTGGAGACTATCCAGTAGAAGCAGTTCAAATGATGGCAAAAATCGCAATTCGCACCGAACAAGCTTTACAATATAGCGAAATGTTACACAATAAAGGTGTTTTAACTCAACGTACTACGACAGAAGCAATCAGTCATGCGACGGTACAAGTAGCTCATGAATTAAGTGCTGCATCAATTATTACTGACACGCAAACTGGATATACTGCTCGTATGGTATCAAAATATCGTCCATTATCCCACATCGTGGCTGTTACTCCTAATGAAAGAACAGTTCGTAAAATGCAAGTTATGTGGGGCGTACAACCTGTTCTACGTGCTGCTGCAAAAAATAGTGATGAAATGGTTGAAAATGCAATTAATAGTGCAGTAACTTCAGGTATTGTAAGTGAAGGCGATTTAGTTGTCATTACAGCTGGCGTTCATGCAACTGGCACAGGAACTACGAATATGATTCGTGTACATGTTGTAGGTAATGTTTTGTTACGTGGCGTAGGGATTGGTCAATCAGCAGTAACTGGTAAAGTTTGTATAGCGCATTCTATGAAGGATGTAGAAAGTAAATTCAAACCAGGCGAAATTTTAGTAGTATCCAATGTAGACGAAGAAACAGCGAGATTTGCTGCTAAGGCATCTGCTATCATTGCGGAAGAAGGCGGATTGACTTCTCACGCTGCTATTGTTGGTATTAGTGCAGGAATTCCTGTTATTGTTGGTGTAGATGGAGCAACCGAACGTTTAACAGATGGCACTGTTATTACTGTGGATGCAGCTCGTGGACTTGTATATAGCGGTGAAATCAACGCAAGATAG